The nucleotide window AGACTTTAGTCAGGTCAAACGGACTATAAGGCAGCTTTTTGGCTTGCTCATCGGTCATTATTTGGATTTTCATATCCCAGCTTGGGAAGTTGCCAGCCTCGATATTTTCGTATAAATCACGCTGGTGGCTCTCCCTATCAGCGGCGATTATGGTGGCTGCCTCGTCGTTTGTTAGGGTTTTGATACCTTGGCGAGTTTTAAAGTGAAACTTCACCCAAAATCGCTCCCCAGCCTCGTTTATCAGGCTATAAGTGTGGCTGCCATAGCCGTTCATCTGCCTATAGCTCGCTGGTATGCCGCGGTCACTCATTAGGATTGTTACTTGGTGAAGTGTCTCTGGGCTTAGGCTCCAAAAATCCCAGGCGGCTTCGTTTGAGCGTAGGTGGGAGCGTGGATTTCGCTTTTGCGTGTGGATAAAGTCTGGGAATTTATAAGGGTCTTTTAAGAAAAATACTGGCGTGTTGTTGCCGACTAAGTCCCAGTTGCCCTCGCGAGTGTAAAATTTGATCGCAAAGCCCCTGACATCGCGCTCTGCATCAGCCGCACCTGCCTCGCCAGCGACGGTGCTAAAGCGTAAAATCAGCCTTGTTTTCTCGCCTTTTTGCAGGACTTTTGCCTTTGTGTAACGGCTAATATCATGTGTGATTTCTAGCACGCCATAAGCTGCGCTACCCTTTGCATGCACCGTTCGTTCTGGGATCCGCTCTCTGTTTTGGTGGGCTAGCTTTTCGATTAGCTGATAATCTTGTAGCATCACGCCGCCACGCTCACCTGCTGTTAGGGCGTTTTGGTTATCGGCGATTGGGTTGCCTGAAGTGGTTGTAAGTTTCATATAATCTCCTTAAAAGAATAAATTTTAAATAATAAAAATTATTGTTTATGAATTATAGTGCCATTTGTTAAACATTCTGTAAATTTAGCTTAGCTTTAACTATATCAAATGCAAAACTAATAGCAAAAGCCACTTTTAAACTACACTATGCAAAAATGTTTGGCTCTTTTAATCAATGCTACTGCTTTAAAAATTTAAAAGACAAGTCCTAGCCACACATATTAGCAGCTTATTAATCTCTCATATCACAGGTCATATCCTCGCTTAGAGTGCGCAAGCTAAGCAGAAGGCTTGCTAAGACTGAACCATAAGTACGCTTCCACAAATTTTATATTTTGCAAAATGGCTTAAATTTGTAATTAAAAGCAATAACTTTTAAACGATTAAATTTTTAACCTTCCGCAAGCCTTAAGGCACGAGCAAGCCCCAAAATAGGACTTGCCAGCCAATCCCCAAAAACCAAAATAGACAAAAAGTGTTAGAATTTATTCTTGCTCGCCTCTTTTACTATCTGCGCCGCCATCGCTTCGACTTCGGAGGTAACGGTATTTGTATCATTTGCGATTTGCAGATTTTGCTTTGTGATATTGTCGATATTTACGATAGACTCATTTACCTGCGATATGCCGCCAGTTTGCTCTTGTATACTAGAGCTCATCTCGTTTATGGACTGGGTTAGGATATTTGCGTTTGCCTCTATTTCGCTCAAGCTTTTTTGGGTGCGCTCTGCTAGCTTTCTGACTTCATCAGCCACTACAGCAAACCCCCTGCCATGCTCGCCTGCTCTAGCGGCTTCTATGGCTGCATTTAGAGCAAGTAAATTTGTCTGGTCTGCTATGTCTCTAATAATCGTAATGACGTTTTTTATATCATCGCTTTGGCGTATGACTTCATCGGCTTTTACAGATATGCTATGCATAGCGCCGTTCATCTGCTCTATTGCAGTTGCGCTTTCATTAAGAGCCGCGGCTTGGTCGCTGGCGCTTTTATTAAGAGTACCAACTGCTTCTTTTAAGATTATGGATTTTTTGTTAAGCAGGTTTGCTTGGTTTAAATTTTCTTTTAAAATGGAAGCTATCTGCTCGCCCAGCAAATTTACTCCACTTGCGATTTTGCCGCTATCTGAGAGACTTTTGGTAAAATCTCTAGCCTTAAAATCATCAAGCAAGGATAGAATTTCATTTGAGCTTTTGCCTATATTTTCTTGAAGTGATGCAGAAAGGCGCGTAAGGGTGTCTTTTAGGCTATTTAAAGCTGGGTTTTTGCTACTGGCGTCTATACTAGCGTCAAATTCGCCATCTTTTATTCTATTAGCAAAGATTTCGGCGCTTTTAATAAACGCCGCCTCGTCTTTTAAATTTTGCTCTATGTTTTGTATGTTTTCATTTATCATCTGTCCTATTTCGCCAAATTCGTCCCTTGTGGATATGTTACTTATGGTCGCGCTTTGGCTTTGGTAGTTTAAAAAGCTGAAAAAATCGGAAATCTGAGCCTTTATCGCATCAAGAGGGCGCAACTGCCATTTAATAGCTCCCACCAAAATAGCTATCATAATAATAACAAATATAATAGAGTAGATTATCTGATTTTTAGAGATACTATCTATCTTTTTGCTAAAGCTCTCAAGCCCGCCCGCATAGCACACCAGCCAGCCCTGCTCTATCCTATCACAAAGGGCGATATTTTGGTGCTTGCTCAAACCATAATAATATGGCTTGTTACTATTTTGCTCGTAAAATTTAAGCAAATTGCCCACAACCTCTTTTACAGCAGGCTTGTCAATCATTACCATATTTGGATCTGTGTGCATTATTAAATTCGCTTTTGGCGTGATGATAAATAGCCTGCTTTCGCCATTTTTCTGATCGTAAAGCGCGGACATATCACTGCGCAAAGTATCCAAAAATATATTCGCCCCTACAACAAATTTAAGCTCGTCTCCCTCATAAATAGGCGCATAAAGCCCCACGGTAAATTTGTGGGTAGTGTGATCCTCGTATGGCTCAGCGACGCCTGGGGTCTTTAAACTGCTAGCGGCGATATACCACGGTCGAATCCTAGCGTCATAGTCGTTTTTAATTTTATTAAGATAAAAGATCTCATCATTACCCTTATCCAACCCTATAAGCCTGCCGTCTTTGGCGTATCCCACATAGATGGAGTCAAACCACGTGGTCTTAAAAATCTTAGCGAGCAGTGGTCCTACCTCAGTATCTGGCATGTCGCCTAGGGATTTTACCACTTCGCCTATACTCTTAAGGGTGCTTAGTGAGTCATTTATGTAATTATCCACTGCTTTTGTGGCAGTACTGGTCTCTCGCTCTTTGGAGCCAATGACTATATCAAAGACACTTTCATGGATATTTGTGTAGTTTTTATAAGCAAAAATGCCAAAGCCAAGCACGAGCGCACACACAACTAAAAGTGAAATTTTAGTCACTAAATTTAGCTTTCTCATAGTAGCTCCATTGTAATTAAGATAAAATTGCTAATAAAAATTTAATCCAATTATACTTATACAAAGCTTATTTTAAGGCTTAAATAATAATTTTTTTGATTTAATATTTTTACCCTTTAATAGTCTTTATTTGTCATATTCCAGTCATTCTACTTCATACCGATAATCTTTTAGCCTTTGGCCTACGATTTAGTAAATTTGCTCTCTTTTTTAAATTTAAAAGCAAATCTAGCTTATCCCGCTAAGCCTCTTATCCTCACTATCCCCACAAACCACTCTA belongs to Campylobacter sp. 19-13652 and includes:
- a CDS encoding catalase: MKLTTTSGNPIADNQNALTAGERGGVMLQDYQLIEKLAHQNRERIPERTVHAKGSAAYGVLEITHDISRYTKAKVLQKGEKTRLILRFSTVAGEAGAADAERDVRGFAIKFYTREGNWDLVGNNTPVFFLKDPYKFPDFIHTQKRNPRSHLRSNEAAWDFWSLSPETLHQVTILMSDRGIPASYRQMNGYGSHTYSLINEAGERFWVKFHFKTRQGIKTLTNDEAATIIAADRESHQRDLYENIEAGNFPSWDMKIQIMTDEQAKKLPYSPFDLTKVWSHADFPLIDVGVLTLNENPKNYFNEVEQAAFSPSNIVPGIGFSPDRMLQARIFSYPDAQRYRIGTHYAQLSVNRPISEVGTYTLGGAMNDGSYDVSAQAYYEPNSFGGAKEAPEFSEPALELSGEMKRYNHRELDDDYYSQPRALFGIMNEAQKQQLFSNIAQSMAGVSEFIIERALGHFEKISPEYAAGVRAALGR
- a CDS encoding methyl-accepting chemotaxis protein, yielding MRKLNLVTKISLLVVCALVLGFGIFAYKNYTNIHESVFDIVIGSKERETSTATKAVDNYINDSLSTLKSIGEVVKSLGDMPDTEVGPLLAKIFKTTWFDSIYVGYAKDGRLIGLDKGNDEIFYLNKIKNDYDARIRPWYIAASSLKTPGVAEPYEDHTTHKFTVGLYAPIYEGDELKFVVGANIFLDTLRSDMSALYDQKNGESRLFIITPKANLIMHTDPNMVMIDKPAVKEVVGNLLKFYEQNSNKPYYYGLSKHQNIALCDRIEQGWLVCYAGGLESFSKKIDSISKNQIIYSIIFVIIMIAILVGAIKWQLRPLDAIKAQISDFFSFLNYQSQSATISNISTRDEFGEIGQMINENIQNIEQNLKDEAAFIKSAEIFANRIKDGEFDASIDASSKNPALNSLKDTLTRLSASLQENIGKSSNEILSLLDDFKARDFTKSLSDSGKIASGVNLLGEQIASILKENLNQANLLNKKSIILKEAVGTLNKSASDQAAALNESATAIEQMNGAMHSISVKADEVIRQSDDIKNVITIIRDIADQTNLLALNAAIEAARAGEHGRGFAVVADEVRKLAERTQKSLSEIEANANILTQSINEMSSSIQEQTGGISQVNESIVNIDNITKQNLQIANDTNTVTSEVEAMAAQIVKEASKNKF